In Labrus bergylta chromosome 11, fLabBer1.1, whole genome shotgun sequence, one genomic interval encodes:
- the appbp2 gene encoding amyloid protein-binding protein 2, with protein MAAVELEWIPETLYNTAISAVVDNYSRSRRDIRSLPENIQFDVYYKLYQQGRLCQLGGEFCELEVFAKVLRASDKRHLLHHCFQALMDHGVKVASVLANSFSRRCSYIAESDAHVKEKAIQFGFVLGGFLSDAGWYGDAEKVFLSCLQLCTLHSEVLHCFRAVECCVRLLHVRNGNCKYHLGEETFKLAQSYMDKLAKHGHQANKAALYGELCALLFAKSHYDEAYRWCIAAMKEITPGLPVKVVVDVLRQASKACVVKREFRKAEQLIKHAVFLAREHFGHKHPKYSDTLLDYGFYLLNVDNICQSVAIYQTALDIRQSVFGGKNIHVATAHEDLAYSSYVHQYSSGKFDNALFHAERAIDIITHILPEDHLLLASSKRVKALILEEIAIDCHNKETEERLLQEAHDLHLSSLQLAKKAFGEFNVQTAKHYGNLGRLYQSMRKFKEAEEMHIKAIQIKEQLLGHEDYEVALSVGHLASLYNYDMNQYDDAERLYLRSIAIGKKLFGEGYSGLEYDYRGLIKLYNSVGNYEKVFEYHNVLSNWNRLRDRQFAVADALEDVNTTPQQTQEVVQAFLLAQSMGPTRPCLG; from the exons ATGGCGGCGGTGGAGCTCGAATGGATCCCTGAAACCCTTTACAACACCGCTATCTCGGCTGTGGTGGACAACTACAGCCGCTCAAGAAGGGACATAAGGTCGCTCCCGGAAAACATACAGTTCGATGTCTATTATAAG cTTTACCAGCAGGGCCGGCTCTGCCAGCTGGGAGGAGAGTTCTGTGAACTGGAGGTGTTTGCTAAAGTGCTGCGAGCTTCAGACAAAAG acaccTTCTGCACCACTGCTTTCAGGCCCTGATGGACCACGGTGTGAAAGTGGCCTCAGTCCTGGCTAACTCCTTCAGCCGCCGCTGCTCCTACATTGCAGAGTCAGATGCCCACGTCAAAGAGAAGGCCATCCAGTTTGGCTTTGTGCTGG GTGGCTTCCTGTCTGATGCAGGCTGGTATGGAGATGCAGAGAAAGTTTTTTTGTCGTGCCTGCAGCTGTGCACGCTCCACAGTGAGGTCCTTCACTGCTTCAGAGCTGTGGAGTGCTGTGTCAG GCTGCTTCATGTCCGCAATGGAAACTGTAAGtaccacctgggggaggagacCTTCAAGCTCGCTCAGTCTTACATGGACAAACTCGCCAAACATGGCCACCAGGCCAACAAGGCAGCGCTGTACGGCGAGCTCTGTGCCTTGCTCTTCGCCAAAAGCCACTACGATGAG GCGTACAGGTGGTGTATAGCGGCTATGAAGGAAATCACTCCCGGGCTGCCTGTCAAAGTCGTTGTTGACGTCCTCCGACAAGCCTCAAAG GCCTGCGTGGTGAAGAGAGAGTTCAGAAAAGCAGAGCAGCTGATCAAACATGCAGTGTTTCTAGCGAG AGAGCATTTTGGACACAAGCATCCCAAGTACTCAGACACGCTGCTAGATTATGGATTTTACTTATTAAATGTAGACAACATATGCCAATCAGTCGCTATTTACCAG ACAGCCCTGGACATCCGACAGTCTGTGTTTGGGGGAAAGAACATCCACGTTGCCACCGCCCATGAAGACCTGGCCTACTCCTCGTACGTGCACCAGTACAGCTCTGGGAAATTTGACAACGCTCT atTCCATGCAGAACGTGCCATAGACATCATCACTCACATTCTGCCTGAGGATCACCTGCTGCTGGCTTCCTCCAAGAGAGTCAAAG CTTTGATCCTCGAGGAAATCGCCATCGACTGCCACAATAAGGAGACAGAAGAGCGCCTGCTGCAGGAGGCTCATGACCTCCACCTCTCCTCGCTGCAGCTCGCTAAGAAGGCTTTTGGAGAGTTCAACGTCCAGACGGCAAAACACTACGGCAACCTCGGACGACTCTACCAGTCCATGAGGAAGTTCAAG gaggcagaggagatgCACATCAAAGCCATCCAGATCAAGGAGCAGCTCCTGGGTCATGAGGACTACGAGGTGGCTCTGTCTGTGGGTCACCTGGCCTCCCTCTACAACTACGATATGAACCAGTACGACGACGCAGAGAGACTCTACCTGCGCTCCATCGCTATCG GTAAGAAGCTGTTCGGGGAGGGTTACAGCGGACTGGAATACGACTACCGAGGCCTCATCAAACTCTACAACTCAGTGGGGAACTACGAGAAGGTGTTTGAATACCACAACGTACTTTCCAACTGGAACCGGCTGAGGGACCGGCAGTTTGCAGTGGCGGACGCCCTGGAGGACGTCAACACTACGCCGCAGCAGACCCAGGAAGTGGTACAAGCTTTCCTATTGGCCCAGAGTATGGGCCCAACCCGCCCTTGCCTCGGCTAA